In the genome of Papaver somniferum cultivar HN1 unplaced genomic scaffold, ASM357369v1 unplaced-scaffold_67, whole genome shotgun sequence, one region contains:
- the LOC113343819 gene encoding uncharacterized protein LOC113343819 — MVNETQIRCKDGNVGLKLDITQAFDIVSWSFILEVFKRYGFSEYWCDWILQSLKSARISVLVNGSPEGFFSIDRDLRQGDPLSPLIFVLIEDVLSRNITKLFGDANMTHMTVSREKSKLYYGGGSLNRRATIADFLGMPIDSFPDRYLGVKVMPGAVRYHHVANVVEKIKDQLSGWKGKMFSFQDRVVLVKSVIASYSIHNMVVYKWPWKFVHECEVVIRNFLWSGDFKVSRYFAVAYDKICAPYEEGGLGLTQLSTTSKALLMSVWWKIRISKKVWARFLRARFLGRMKIWFITLNLLFFRVSNGFTLWWRITLRS, encoded by the exons ATGGTtaatgaaactcaaattagatGTAAGGATGGTAATGTGGGTTTAAAACTCGACATAACTCAGGCGTTTGATATTGTGAGTTGGTCTTTTATTTTGGAAGTGTTTAAAAGATATGGTTTTTCGGAATATTGGTGTGATTGGATTTTACAAAGTCTGAAATCTGCTAGAATTTCGGTGCTTGTCAATGGTAGTCcggaaggttttttcagtattgATAGAGACCTTCGTCAGGGTGATCCTTTGTCTCCTCTAATCTTTGTGTTAATTGAAGATGTCTTAAGCAGAAATATCACGAAACTCTTTGGTGATGCTAATATGACTCATATG ACGGTTAGTAGAGAAAAGAGTAAACTCTATTATGGGGGTGGATCTTTGAATAGGAGAGCTACGATTGCTGATTTCTTAGGGATGCCTATTGATTCGTTTCCTGATAGGTATCTTGgtgttaaggtgatgccgggggCTGTTAGATATCATCATGTTGCAAACGTAGTTGAGAAGATCAAAGATCAATTATCTGGTTGGAAAGGTAAAAtgttttcttttcaagatagagtaGTGTTGGTTAAATCAGTAATTGCTAGTTACTCCATTCATAATATGGTTGTTTACAAGTGGCCATGGAAGTTTGTTCATGAATGTGAGGTTGTTATTCGGAATTTTTTATGGTCTGGAGATTTTAAGGTGAGTAGATATTTTGCTGTAGCTTATGACAAGATTTGCGCTCCTTATGAAGAAGGTGGTTTGGGTTTAACTCAATTGAGTACTACGAGCAAGGCTCTTCTAATGAGTGTGTGGTGGAAAATTCGTATCTCTAAGAAGGTTTGGGCTCGTTTTTTACGTGCTAGatttttaggaagaatgaaaattTGGTTCATTACattaaatcttctattcttccgggTATCAAATGGGTTTACTCTTTGGTGGAGGATAACACTAAGGTCTTAA